In one window of Labilithrix sp. DNA:
- a CDS encoding SUMF1/EgtB/PvdO family nonheme iron enzyme: MVRPGRSFVPIVAVCAACSSSDAEPGATSPPPSDDGGRASPIEPEKKPEEPECKEGDCAPEAPPTPTDGVKNGDETDVDCGGANAPKCEVGKKCEKHTDCKSDACPSKVCLSSRSCKQHFGGDTCGAGEVGQDGAKHEDCCLSIRPGEHDFRVDKYLVTAGRMRAFIDEVRAENGGVPNVRAWVAAHPDRVPNWQAAWNVSLPSSEAELVQMIGTGHDPGAYWTTAGQANGCYVGGQGAPTYWHSAANLSNFAGDVARVYTQEQLDVKVLNCTPAAMFAAFCAYDGGRLPTSAEWLLAVRGKETAAERLFPWGNPVAPRTNTAAVNAEIAQRASYNKNYQFPPTPAGLPADALAADGRSRDRGFEVPAPGRFPLGAGPFGHADLLGVAETMVFDQRFVMIRQYAFQEAYYNVQAYGNLINRQQYTSHYAVAARCARPL, from the coding sequence ATGGTCCGCCCTGGTCGCTCCTTCGTCCCGATCGTCGCGGTGTGCGCCGCTTGCTCGAGCAGCGACGCGGAGCCCGGCGCCACGAGCCCGCCGCCGTCCGACGACGGAGGGCGCGCCTCGCCGATCGAGCCGGAGAAGAAGCCCGAAGAGCCGGAATGCAAGGAGGGCGACTGCGCTCCGGAGGCCCCTCCGACGCCCACCGACGGCGTGAAGAACGGCGACGAGACCGACGTCGACTGCGGCGGTGCGAACGCGCCGAAGTGCGAGGTGGGCAAGAAGTGCGAAAAGCACACCGATTGCAAGAGCGACGCGTGCCCGTCGAAGGTGTGCCTCTCGTCGCGGAGCTGCAAGCAGCACTTCGGCGGGGACACGTGCGGCGCGGGTGAGGTCGGTCAAGACGGGGCGAAGCACGAGGACTGCTGCCTCTCGATCCGCCCCGGCGAGCACGACTTCCGCGTCGACAAGTACCTCGTCACCGCGGGGCGCATGCGCGCGTTCATCGACGAGGTGCGCGCCGAGAACGGCGGCGTCCCGAACGTGCGCGCGTGGGTGGCGGCGCACCCCGACCGCGTGCCCAATTGGCAAGCGGCGTGGAACGTCTCGCTGCCCTCGAGCGAGGCCGAGCTCGTGCAGATGATCGGCACGGGCCACGACCCGGGCGCGTACTGGACGACCGCGGGCCAGGCCAACGGCTGCTACGTCGGCGGGCAGGGCGCGCCGACCTACTGGCACTCGGCCGCGAACCTGAGCAACTTCGCCGGCGACGTCGCGCGCGTCTACACGCAAGAGCAGCTCGACGTGAAGGTGCTCAACTGCACGCCGGCGGCGATGTTCGCCGCCTTCTGCGCGTACGACGGCGGGCGCCTGCCGACGTCGGCGGAGTGGCTGCTCGCGGTGCGCGGCAAGGAGACGGCGGCGGAGCGTCTCTTCCCGTGGGGCAACCCCGTCGCGCCGCGCACCAACACCGCGGCCGTCAACGCGGAGATCGCCCAGCGCGCCTCGTACAACAAGAACTACCAGTTCCCGCCCACGCCGGCGGGGCTCCCGGCGGACGCGCTCGCGGCCGACGGTCGATCGCGCGATCGCGGCTTCGAGGTCCCCGCGCCGGGCCGCTTCCCGCTCGGCGCCGGGCCGTTCGGTCACGCCGACCTGCTCGGCGTCGCCGAGACGATGGTGTTCGACCAGCGCTTCGTCATGATCCGCCAGTACGCGTTTCAGGAGGCGTACTACAACGTCCAGGCGTACGGGAACTTGATCAACCGGCAGCAGTACACGAGCCACTACGCCGTCGCCGCCCGCTGCGCGCGACCGCTGTAG
- a CDS encoding HEAT repeat domain-containing protein, whose protein sequence is MPRETIRKLSDSTDRLLVAGAHLAPGNADLMRDKEALGKLIAKLGAKSPPVFARLNEQIDAVLDAKPKDQASELISLMTSIASVRAGLAQLAPVPAEDAPLTAVPEVQTPCNARDLYALHDALVMTGQGRMEKVDGAVERGDVADLRLVHAVIQSMGDSYIGDKVSDQVVPKFGRAIVDPIRAKLRFPGKKVDGRRLRALVAVERHGAQPLVEQAVREGSPEMREAALDAIADHMPGVPELEPIALSILEKERAGDVRRAAVRALGGYSSDASLAMLFGALEDERTVRQAAEALGKSKHAKVVDGLIERLQKAAADATARVKKADKAASSRQAMATSQVLAILEALTRHVDKRVPPIARELLEDYPAAAASCLIGQGRLEDLRLVADLLEGKDESLFRVAARAVAKLPPDERFDRFVKLLEAKDRSSKIGKYRVSTVWSCTDEEDELTPLGERWVKKLLALAKEPDAPNGVLTALGRTKDPRAYAPLLARLEKDRATEVVNDAIHGLAALGDKRAIDPILKNVGTNVMYTVRRAVLELADETTVDKVRTIYAALKKPEAYENWPIRSMLQYLERKFPGH, encoded by the coding sequence ATGCCCCGCGAAACCATCCGCAAGCTCTCGGACTCCACCGATCGCCTCCTCGTCGCCGGCGCGCACCTCGCGCCCGGCAACGCTGACTTGATGCGCGACAAGGAAGCGCTCGGCAAGCTCATCGCCAAGCTCGGCGCGAAGTCGCCGCCCGTCTTCGCGCGCCTGAACGAGCAGATCGACGCCGTGCTCGACGCGAAGCCGAAGGACCAAGCGAGCGAGCTCATCTCGCTCATGACCTCGATCGCCTCCGTGCGCGCCGGCCTCGCCCAGCTCGCGCCGGTCCCGGCCGAAGACGCGCCGCTCACCGCGGTCCCCGAGGTGCAGACCCCGTGCAACGCGCGCGACCTCTACGCGCTCCACGACGCGCTCGTCATGACGGGGCAAGGCCGCATGGAGAAGGTCGACGGCGCGGTCGAGCGCGGCGACGTCGCCGACCTCCGGCTCGTCCACGCCGTGATCCAGTCGATGGGCGACAGCTACATCGGCGACAAGGTCTCGGACCAGGTCGTGCCGAAGTTCGGGCGCGCCATCGTCGATCCGATCCGCGCGAAGCTCCGGTTCCCGGGGAAGAAGGTCGACGGACGAAGGCTCCGCGCCCTCGTCGCGGTCGAGCGTCATGGCGCGCAGCCGCTCGTGGAGCAAGCGGTCCGCGAAGGATCGCCCGAGATGCGCGAGGCCGCCCTCGACGCCATCGCCGATCACATGCCCGGCGTCCCGGAGCTCGAGCCGATCGCGCTCTCGATCCTCGAGAAGGAGCGCGCGGGCGACGTTCGCCGCGCCGCCGTGCGCGCGCTCGGCGGGTACAGCTCCGACGCTTCGCTCGCGATGCTGTTCGGCGCGCTCGAGGACGAGCGCACGGTCCGCCAAGCCGCGGAGGCGCTCGGCAAGTCGAAGCACGCGAAGGTCGTCGACGGCCTCATCGAGCGCCTGCAGAAGGCAGCGGCGGACGCGACGGCCAGGGTCAAGAAGGCGGACAAGGCCGCGAGCTCGCGGCAGGCGATGGCGACGAGCCAGGTGCTCGCGATCCTCGAGGCCCTCACGCGCCACGTCGACAAGCGGGTGCCGCCGATCGCGCGCGAGCTCCTCGAGGACTACCCCGCCGCGGCCGCGAGCTGTCTCATCGGCCAGGGCCGGCTCGAGGACCTGCGCCTCGTCGCCGACCTCCTCGAGGGCAAGGACGAGAGCCTCTTCCGCGTCGCCGCGCGCGCGGTGGCGAAGCTCCCTCCCGACGAGCGCTTCGATCGCTTCGTGAAGCTCCTCGAGGCGAAGGACCGCTCGAGCAAGATCGGCAAGTACCGCGTGAGTACGGTGTGGAGCTGCACCGACGAGGAGGACGAGCTCACGCCGCTCGGCGAGCGGTGGGTCAAGAAGCTGCTCGCGCTCGCGAAGGAGCCCGACGCGCCGAACGGCGTCCTCACCGCGCTCGGCCGCACGAAGGACCCTCGCGCGTACGCGCCACTCCTCGCGCGCCTCGAGAAGGATCGAGCGACGGAGGTCGTCAACGACGCCATCCACGGCCTCGCCGCGCTCGGCGACAAGCGCGCGATCGATCCCATCCTCAAGAACGTCGGCACGAACGTGATGTACACCGTGCGCCGCGCGGTCCTCGAGCTCGCGGACGAGACCACCGTAGACAAGGTCCGCACCATCTACGCGGCGCTGAAGAAGCCGGAGGCCTACGAGAACTGGCCGATCCGCAGCATGCTGCAGTACCTCGAACGGAAGTTCCCTGGACACTAG
- a CDS encoding AAA family ATPase, with the protein MAKASAATKTSEAAPDVLRQQAELLFAAELAALEKNDKGARPEGWRMSPKAVETYILGGEVAGTKITPKYVGNQRLVQIAITSLATDRALLLVGEPGTAKSWLSEHLTAAISGDSLLLVQGTAGTTEEQIRYSWNYALLLAEGPTPKALVPSPVYRAMESGKIVRFEEVTRCPAEVQDALITILSEKVLTVPELGVHVHARRGFSLIGTANTRDRGVNDMSAALKRRFNIVVLPVPEDLDTEVSIVMKRVAETGSQLKLPAPPPAEVAVRRVVQIFQELRKGQTLDGKQKIKSPSSLLSTAECISLIGSGMALAGHFGSGKVDDRDIAAGVHAAIMKEDTKDLAPWTEYLENIVKKRGKEWEPLYTACRELLGSNAPVAAAKKK; encoded by the coding sequence ATGGCGAAAGCGTCAGCAGCGACGAAGACATCGGAGGCGGCCCCGGACGTCCTGCGGCAGCAGGCGGAGCTCCTGTTCGCGGCGGAGCTCGCGGCGCTCGAGAAGAACGACAAAGGCGCGCGCCCCGAGGGCTGGCGCATGTCGCCGAAGGCGGTCGAGACGTACATCCTCGGCGGCGAGGTCGCGGGGACCAAGATCACGCCGAAGTACGTCGGCAACCAGCGCCTCGTCCAGATCGCGATCACGTCCCTCGCGACCGATCGCGCGCTCCTCCTCGTCGGCGAGCCCGGCACCGCGAAGTCGTGGCTCTCCGAGCACCTCACCGCGGCGATCAGCGGCGACAGCCTCCTCCTCGTGCAAGGCACCGCCGGCACGACGGAGGAGCAGATCCGCTACTCGTGGAACTACGCGCTCCTCCTCGCCGAAGGACCGACGCCGAAGGCGCTCGTGCCGAGCCCGGTCTACCGCGCGATGGAGAGCGGGAAGATCGTCCGCTTCGAGGAGGTCACGCGCTGCCCCGCCGAGGTGCAGGACGCCCTCATCACGATCCTCTCCGAGAAGGTCCTCACCGTCCCCGAGCTCGGGGTGCACGTGCACGCGCGCCGTGGTTTCAGCCTCATCGGCACGGCGAACACGCGCGACCGCGGCGTCAACGACATGTCCGCCGCGCTGAAGCGCCGCTTCAACATCGTCGTCCTCCCGGTGCCGGAGGACCTCGACACCGAGGTCTCGATCGTGATGAAGCGCGTCGCGGAGACGGGCTCGCAGCTCAAGCTCCCGGCGCCTCCTCCCGCCGAGGTCGCGGTGCGGCGCGTCGTGCAGATCTTCCAGGAGCTCCGGAAGGGGCAGACCCTCGACGGCAAGCAGAAGATCAAGTCGCCCTCGAGCCTCCTCTCGACCGCCGAGTGCATCAGCCTCATCGGCTCCGGGATGGCGCTCGCCGGTCACTTCGGGAGCGGCAAGGTCGACGATCGCGACATCGCCGCCGGCGTCCACGCCGCGATCATGAAGGAGGACACGAAGGACCTCGCCCCGTGGACGGAGTACCTCGAGAACATCGTCAAGAAGCGCGGGAAGGAGTGGGAGCCGCTCTACACCGCCTGCCGCGAGCTCCTCGGGAGCAACGCGCCCGTCGCCGCCGCGAAGAAGAAGTAG
- a CDS encoding VWA domain-containing protein — MDRLERFRLILGKTAEEGLRAEGGGSGPILGGELAEIDEALGQIYEVDEERPAEKGERSAGLGRSAPRLAKWLGDIRSYFPTDVVAVIQQDAIERKGLTQLLFEPETLGQVTPSIELVGTLMSLKGMIPEKTKDTARQVVRAVVDELMKKLESDVVSAVRGALDRSRHSPMKSLPNLDWKRTIGSNLKNYVAEKKTVIPDRFFFWSRQMRRKSWNVIVCMDQSGSMAESVVYGAVTGAILASMPSLETHVIVFDTEVVDLTEQSSDPVDLLFGVQLGGGTDINRAVKYCQGLIHDPRKTLFILITDLFEGGNQADLVRRMEAMAEDGVRAVTLLALSDSGVPCYDEHLAKKLRALGVPCFGCTPPLLPDLLSGAIRGANLEQLAARLVPRA; from the coding sequence ATGGACCGTCTGGAACGCTTTCGGTTGATCCTCGGGAAGACGGCAGAGGAAGGGCTCCGCGCAGAGGGCGGGGGCAGCGGCCCGATCCTCGGCGGCGAGCTCGCCGAGATCGACGAGGCCCTCGGGCAGATCTACGAGGTCGATGAGGAGCGACCCGCGGAGAAGGGCGAGCGCTCGGCCGGCCTCGGTCGCTCCGCGCCGCGCCTCGCGAAGTGGCTCGGCGACATCCGGAGCTACTTCCCGACCGACGTCGTCGCCGTCATCCAGCAAGACGCGATCGAGCGGAAGGGCCTCACGCAGCTCCTCTTCGAGCCGGAGACGCTGGGCCAGGTCACGCCGAGCATCGAGCTCGTCGGGACGCTCATGTCGCTCAAGGGGATGATCCCGGAGAAGACGAAGGACACCGCGCGCCAGGTCGTACGCGCGGTCGTCGACGAGCTGATGAAGAAGCTCGAGAGCGACGTCGTCTCCGCCGTCCGCGGCGCGCTCGATCGCTCGCGCCACTCGCCGATGAAGAGCCTCCCGAACCTCGACTGGAAGCGCACGATCGGGAGCAACCTCAAGAACTACGTCGCGGAGAAGAAGACGGTCATCCCCGATCGCTTCTTCTTCTGGTCGCGGCAGATGCGGCGGAAGTCGTGGAACGTCATCGTGTGCATGGACCAGTCCGGCTCGATGGCGGAGTCGGTCGTCTACGGCGCGGTGACGGGCGCGATCCTCGCGAGCATGCCGTCGCTCGAGACGCACGTGATCGTCTTCGACACGGAGGTCGTCGACCTCACCGAGCAGAGCAGCGATCCGGTCGACCTCCTCTTCGGCGTGCAGCTCGGCGGCGGGACCGACATCAACCGCGCGGTGAAGTACTGCCAGGGCCTGATCCACGACCCACGAAAGACGCTCTTCATCCTCATCACCGACCTCTTCGAGGGAGGCAACCAGGCCGACCTCGTGCGGCGGATGGAGGCGATGGCAGAGGACGGCGTGCGCGCGGTCACGCTCCTCGCCCTCTCCGACTCGGGCGTCCCTTGCTACGACGAGCACCTCGCGAAGAAGCTCCGCGCGCTCGGCGTCCCCTGCTTCGGCTGCACCCCCCCCCTCCTGCCCGACCTCCTCTCCGGCGCGATCCGCGGCGCGAACCTGGAGCAGCTCGCCGCCCGCCTCGTGCCTCGGGCGTAG
- a CDS encoding AraC family transcriptional regulator, translating to MRSVPFTSFRSSRLSPSIGRSGHLLPALERSRWTRESPSVLSRFVEEVRVITERTDRFYWLPDGRTALVFRVLEGGREGDVAVLGPRTRALFKTPRGVARVVLVQFKPGWSASLLGATASALTDRVVPLEDLWGLAGGDLAGELLEARSLPEVIDRVARAIALRSGRSRESSSARLARRAARLLEEGAVRVEGVAEQLGVTARHLRRAFTESIGIGPKDFARGVRLRRAVRMAATSQDWGSIAAGAGYYDQSHLIADFRDLVGLTPGAFLKRA from the coding sequence ATGAGGTCGGTTCCTTTCACGAGCTTTCGTAGCTCTCGCCTCTCGCCTTCGATTGGAAGGAGCGGACATTTGCTCCCCGCGCTTGAACGATCGCGGTGGACGCGCGAGAGTCCGAGCGTGCTCTCGCGCTTCGTCGAAGAGGTCCGCGTCATCACGGAGCGAACGGATCGGTTCTATTGGCTCCCCGACGGGCGAACGGCCCTCGTCTTTCGCGTGCTCGAGGGAGGTCGAGAGGGAGACGTCGCCGTCCTGGGGCCGCGGACGCGCGCGCTGTTCAAGACGCCGCGCGGCGTCGCGCGGGTGGTCCTCGTGCAGTTCAAGCCGGGTTGGTCGGCGTCGCTCCTGGGCGCGACCGCGAGCGCGCTGACGGATCGTGTCGTCCCGCTCGAGGACCTCTGGGGCCTCGCCGGCGGCGACCTCGCCGGCGAGCTCCTCGAGGCGCGGAGCCTGCCCGAGGTGATCGACCGCGTCGCCCGCGCGATCGCGCTCCGTAGCGGGCGGAGCCGGGAGTCGTCCTCGGCGCGCCTCGCGCGGCGCGCCGCACGCTTGCTCGAGGAGGGCGCCGTTCGCGTCGAGGGCGTGGCGGAGCAGCTCGGCGTGACGGCGCGGCACCTTCGTCGCGCCTTCACCGAGAGCATCGGCATCGGACCGAAGGACTTCGCGCGGGGCGTTCGCCTGCGGCGCGCCGTGCGGATGGCCGCGACCTCGCAGGACTGGGGGAGCATCGCCGCCGGCGCCGGCTACTACGACCAGTCGCACCTCATCGCCGATTTCCGCGACCTCGTCGGACTGACGCCGGGCGCCTTCCTGAAGCGCGCGTGA
- a CDS encoding alpha/beta fold hydrolase has translation MSPSSPSVALPRAFARVLSIHPVVLPVSGRPAALELRVSAPVTGDGLPILLLSHGHGPSSYVSSLYGYAPLANYFAARGFVVLQPTHLDSNTLPFRGSDHPDAPLFWRSRAEDMTHVLDAIDAIEREVPAIAGRMDRSKVAVLGHSMGGHTASVLLGARHRAPSGGPPVSVAEPRIKAGVLLAAPGRGDALSKHAAESYPFFATIDFSTMTTPALVVAGDEDVSAHLTTAGAAWFADPYLLSPGEKALVTLFGAGHLLGGVSGYDVAETTDENPARVAVVQLLAWAYLRSQLFPGDPAWQEARHTLTNAAEPLGRVESK, from the coding sequence ATGAGCCCATCGTCACCCTCCGTCGCGCTCCCGCGCGCGTTCGCGCGTGTCCTCTCGATCCATCCCGTCGTGTTGCCCGTTTCGGGTCGCCCCGCCGCGCTCGAGCTCCGTGTCTCCGCGCCGGTGACCGGCGACGGGCTGCCGATCCTCTTGCTCTCGCACGGTCACGGCCCCTCGAGCTACGTCTCGTCGCTCTACGGCTACGCGCCGCTCGCCAACTACTTCGCGGCGCGCGGCTTCGTCGTGCTCCAGCCCACGCACCTCGACTCGAATACGCTCCCGTTCCGAGGCTCCGATCACCCCGACGCGCCGCTCTTCTGGCGTTCGCGGGCCGAGGACATGACGCACGTCCTCGACGCGATCGACGCGATCGAGCGCGAGGTCCCGGCGATCGCAGGGCGGATGGACCGCAGCAAGGTCGCCGTCCTGGGGCACTCGATGGGCGGCCACACCGCGAGCGTCCTCCTCGGCGCGCGCCACCGGGCCCCGTCGGGCGGACCGCCGGTGAGCGTCGCCGAGCCGCGGATCAAGGCGGGCGTGCTCCTCGCCGCGCCCGGGCGCGGCGACGCGCTGAGCAAACACGCGGCCGAGAGCTACCCGTTCTTCGCGACGATCGACTTCTCGACGATGACGACGCCCGCGCTCGTGGTCGCCGGCGACGAGGACGTCTCGGCTCACCTCACGACCGCGGGCGCGGCGTGGTTCGCCGATCCGTACCTGCTCTCTCCCGGCGAGAAGGCGCTCGTCACGCTGTTCGGAGCCGGGCACCTGCTCGGCGGCGTCTCCGGCTACGACGTCGCGGAGACCACCGACGAGAACCCGGCCCGCGTCGCCGTCGTGCAGCTCCTGGCGTGGGCCTATCTCCGGAGCCAGCTCTTCCCCGGAGACCCGGCTTGGCAAGAAGCCCGGCACACGCTGACGAACGCGGCCGAACCGCTCGGTCGGGTGGAGTCCAAGTAG
- a CDS encoding Uma2 family endonuclease: protein MTAASSKRLTFEEYVAIEEQSEERHEFYAGELFAMAGGTPEHAAVCAAVTHALVAQLVAPCRTFSEALRVRTPSGKVVYPDALVICGGVLRDPSDRNTVTNPTLVIEVLSESTEAYDRGKKFEHYRSCPSLVEYVLVASRGAPAIERFVKTNGVWTIDTPASSGQTLSLASAGVTLTIDSIYRGLVGEDGAILEL from the coding sequence ATGACTGCTGCGTCGAGCAAGCGGCTGACGTTCGAGGAGTACGTCGCCATCGAGGAGCAGAGCGAGGAGCGCCACGAGTTCTATGCGGGCGAGCTCTTCGCGATGGCCGGAGGGACGCCGGAGCACGCGGCGGTGTGCGCTGCTGTCACGCACGCTCTCGTCGCTCAGCTCGTTGCGCCTTGCCGTACCTTCAGCGAAGCGCTGCGTGTTCGAACTCCGAGCGGGAAGGTCGTGTATCCCGACGCCCTCGTCATCTGCGGCGGCGTGCTCCGTGACCCGAGCGATAGGAACACGGTGACCAACCCGACGCTCGTGATCGAGGTCCTGTCGGAGAGCACCGAAGCGTATGATCGCGGCAAGAAGTTCGAGCACTATCGCTCGTGTCCGTCGCTCGTTGAGTACGTGCTCGTGGCATCGCGCGGCGCGCCTGCGATCGAGCGATTCGTGAAGACGAACGGGGTCTGGACGATCGACACCCCGGCCTCCTCCGGCCAGACGCTCAGCCTCGCATCCGCTGGCGTGACGCTCACCATCGATTCGATCTACCGTGGTCTCGTCGGCGAAGACGGCGCGATTCTGGAGCTCTGA
- a CDS encoding HAMP domain-containing histidine kinase, whose protein sequence is MRLRTRLTAAFTGVTASVLVASFAIVYELVDRDELREIDHALLLQANQAAATALERSSADPRVRDGTGEIVEPPSLTTRYAATYERDGGVVAVTRSFGEAPALEDAEAPAGTPVDLYHRGVHLRGVLVPLGPQRTLLYAVPRTGVDKDLGFLVRTFAGLFAAATLVTWLVARALARSLVRDVEAIYEVADAVAAGKRGARVGGRAKGSVETRLLAERLDHMIERLEELVASQRVFISSAAHELRSPLTSLRGELELALRRDRTAPEYKETIERALADAVSLVTLADDLLAIARSEGRRVERAREPTRLGDVVDQATRMARGNAEAARVEVVVTGAAKDVAVACAREEVARALRNLLDNAIAHTPSGKVVAVRAELADDRVDIVVEDEGAGVKTEDAPLLFAPFWRGTGERAAAAGAGLGLALAREIARAEGGDVAYDPAHAPGARFVLTLPRA, encoded by the coding sequence ATGAGGCTGCGGACGCGGCTCACCGCGGCCTTCACCGGCGTGACGGCGAGCGTGCTCGTCGCGTCGTTCGCGATCGTGTACGAGCTCGTCGATCGGGACGAGCTGCGCGAGATCGACCACGCGCTCCTCCTCCAGGCGAACCAGGCCGCCGCCACCGCGCTCGAGAGGAGCTCCGCCGATCCGCGCGTGCGCGACGGCACCGGCGAGATCGTCGAGCCGCCCTCGCTCACGACGCGCTACGCCGCGACCTACGAGCGCGACGGCGGCGTCGTCGCGGTGACGCGCTCCTTCGGCGAGGCGCCGGCGCTCGAGGACGCGGAGGCGCCGGCGGGCACGCCGGTCGACCTCTACCATCGCGGGGTCCACCTCCGCGGCGTGCTCGTGCCGCTCGGCCCGCAGCGCACGCTCCTCTACGCGGTGCCGCGCACCGGCGTCGACAAGGACCTCGGCTTCCTCGTGCGCACGTTCGCGGGCCTCTTCGCCGCCGCGACGCTCGTGACGTGGCTCGTCGCGCGCGCGCTCGCGCGTTCGCTCGTGCGCGACGTGGAGGCGATCTACGAGGTCGCGGACGCCGTCGCGGCGGGCAAGCGGGGCGCGCGCGTCGGCGGTCGCGCGAAGGGGAGCGTGGAGACGCGGCTCCTCGCGGAGCGCCTCGACCACATGATCGAGCGGCTGGAGGAGCTCGTCGCGTCGCAGCGCGTCTTCATCTCGAGCGCGGCGCACGAGCTGCGCTCGCCGCTCACCTCGCTCCGCGGCGAGCTCGAACTCGCGCTCCGCCGCGACCGCACCGCGCCGGAGTACAAGGAGACGATCGAGCGCGCGCTCGCGGACGCGGTCTCGCTCGTGACGCTCGCGGACGACCTCCTCGCGATCGCGCGGAGCGAGGGCCGCCGCGTGGAGCGCGCGCGCGAGCCGACGCGCCTCGGCGACGTCGTGGACCAGGCGACGCGGATGGCGCGCGGGAACGCGGAGGCGGCGCGGGTCGAGGTCGTCGTCACCGGCGCGGCGAAGGACGTCGCGGTCGCGTGCGCGCGGGAGGAGGTCGCGCGCGCGCTCAGGAACCTCCTCGACAACGCGATCGCCCACACCCCGAGCGGCAAGGTCGTCGCGGTGCGCGCGGAGCTCGCGGACGATCGCGTCGACATCGTGGTCGAGGACGAAGGCGCGGGCGTGAAGACGGAGGACGCGCCGCTCCTCTTCGCGCCCTTCTGGCGCGGCACCGGCGAGCGCGCCGCCGCCGCGGGCGCAGGCCTCGGCCTCGCCCTCGCACGCGAGATCGCGCGCGCCGAGGGCGGCGACGTCGCCTACGATCCCGCCCACGCCCCCGGCGCCCGCTTCGTCCTCACGCTCCCGCGCGCGTGA
- a CDS encoding response regulator transcription factor has protein sequence MKLLVVEDNPKVARFLVRALSEEGHAVDQVGDGTRALEQIEAVSYDAIVLDWMLPGTDGIAVCRAARDRGVKTPILMLTARAEVGEKILGLDAGADDYLAKPFDLGELLARVRALGRRAGGPTLRLGPLTIDPVARKVLAGGHPIDVTSRELSLLVYLVQHAGRAVSRSELLQKVWSTSFDPSSNVVEVHVKNLREKLGKHDAMIETVRGVGYRAVAPP, from the coding sequence ATGAAGCTCCTGGTCGTCGAGGACAACCCGAAGGTCGCGCGCTTCCTCGTTCGCGCGCTCTCGGAGGAGGGGCACGCCGTCGACCAGGTCGGTGACGGGACGCGGGCGCTCGAGCAGATCGAGGCGGTGTCGTACGACGCGATCGTCCTCGACTGGATGCTGCCCGGGACGGACGGGATCGCGGTGTGCCGCGCCGCGCGCGATCGAGGGGTGAAGACACCGATCCTGATGCTCACCGCGCGGGCGGAGGTGGGGGAGAAGATCCTCGGCCTCGACGCCGGCGCGGACGACTACCTCGCGAAGCCGTTCGATCTCGGCGAGCTGCTCGCGCGCGTGCGCGCGCTCGGGCGCCGCGCGGGCGGGCCGACGCTGCGGCTCGGGCCGCTCACGATCGATCCCGTCGCGCGGAAGGTGCTCGCCGGAGGTCACCCGATCGACGTCACCTCGCGCGAGCTGTCGCTCCTCGTCTACCTCGTGCAGCACGCGGGGCGCGCGGTGAGCCGCTCGGAGCTCTTGCAGAAGGTCTGGTCGACGAGCTTCGACCCGTCGTCGAACGTGGTCGAGGTGCACGTGAAGAACCTGCGCGAGAAGCTCGGCAAACACGACGCGATGATCGAGACCGTGCGCGGCGTCGGATACCGCGCGGTCGCGCCGCCATGA